A window of the Parabacteroides merdae ATCC 43184 genome harbors these coding sequences:
- a CDS encoding PP2C family protein-serine/threonine phosphatase, whose product MNITIGNPWAVSEKGGRLNNEDSIFPLPETANSNQNLFLVCDGVGGAEKGEIASSLACESFQTFFSTFREGEPNADFINKAIRYTEARFDDYVAIHPEAKGMATTLTMTFVGTTGITLAHVGDSRIYHFRKGEILFQTEDHSLVNSLVKLGKITHEEVAHHPQRNVIIRAIQGTDRPTEADVVLLDDIKAGDFLFMCSDGVLERLNNDELSDIFKHLGGPEEIKNAIMSACSGKTHDNFSFYIIPIQNVLDSVGIKQNILSFLYSFI is encoded by the coding sequence ATGAATATAACGATCGGCAACCCCTGGGCAGTCAGTGAAAAAGGAGGCAGATTGAATAATGAAGATTCTATCTTTCCTTTGCCGGAAACGGCAAATTCCAATCAAAACTTATTTTTGGTATGTGATGGTGTCGGGGGGGCTGAAAAAGGGGAGATTGCAAGTTCATTGGCTTGCGAGTCTTTCCAGACTTTTTTCTCAACTTTTCGTGAAGGTGAGCCGAACGCAGATTTTATAAATAAAGCGATTCGTTATACCGAAGCACGTTTTGATGACTATGTAGCAATTCATCCGGAAGCCAAAGGAATGGCAACCACCTTGACCATGACCTTTGTAGGTACGACCGGCATAACCTTGGCGCATGTGGGGGACAGTCGGATTTACCATTTCCGGAAAGGAGAAATCTTGTTCCAGACTGAAGATCATTCATTGGTTAATTCGTTAGTGAAATTAGGAAAAATCACCCATGAAGAGGTTGCACATCACCCACAGCGGAATGTGATCATACGGGCTATCCAAGGGACGGACCGTCCGACAGAGGCTGATGTCGTACTTTTGGATGATATCAAGGCTGGTGATTTTTTGTTCATGTGTTCGGATGGTGTACTCGAACGTCTTAACAATGATGAGCTTTCGGATATATTCAAGCATTTAGGTGGTCCGGAAGAGATTAAAAACGCAATCATGTCCGCTTGTAGCGGGAAAACACACGATAACTTTTCTTTTTATATCATACCTATACAAAATGTGTTAGATTCCGTAGGAATTAAACAAAATATTCTTTCATTCCTTTATTCTTTTATATAA
- a CDS encoding P-loop NTPase family protein gives MCGTCGCGEHHHHDHLHDHEYWHGHEHHHRHHGEGKVITLEQDILQRNNLLAERNRGYFEAKYIFCLNLMSSPGSGKTTLLEETIRQLNSDATLVCPAMFDLGEAKKVVIVSTTEGDDKPLKYPHIFLEADICVINKIDLAPYLDTDVETLRNNALKVNHHLQLFEVSATKGTGMDAWCDWLVKECAKCK, from the coding sequence ATGTGTGGAACTTGCGGATGCGGAGAGCATCATCATCACGATCACCTTCATGACCATGAATACTGGCACGGACATGAACATCACCACCGTCATCACGGTGAAGGGAAAGTAATAACGCTGGAACAGGATATTCTCCAGCGCAATAATCTGTTGGCTGAACGTAACAGAGGCTATTTTGAGGCGAAATATATTTTTTGTCTGAATCTGATGAGTTCTCCAGGTTCCGGCAAAACGACATTATTGGAAGAAACGATACGCCAGTTGAATTCTGATGCCACTCTCGTTTGTCCTGCCATGTTCGATTTGGGAGAAGCGAAGAAAGTCGTTATCGTCAGTACCACCGAAGGGGATGACAAGCCGTTGAAATATCCTCATATCTTCTTGGAGGCAGATATCTGTGTGATCAACAAAATCGATTTGGCGCCTTATCTGGATACGGATGTGGAGACGTTGCGGAATAATGCCTTGAAAGTAAACCACCACTTGCAACTATTCGAAGTGTCTGCGACAAAAGGCACAGGAATGGATGCCTGGTGTGATTGGTTGGTGAAAGAGTGTGCAAAATGTAAATAA
- a CDS encoding serine/threonine-protein kinase, producing the protein MNLPNGHVLQNGKYRITHVIGQGGFGITYKGVWYTEVKGSLGTVQTEVPICIKEYFFKDYCYREAESFAVKVHSETGRVLFDKFKEKLIKEAKILSEVHHPHIVNVLEVFEENGTAYIAMEYIPGCSLKYMMDREGILPEPKVLRYVRQIGEALQFVHEKNILHLDIKPSNILIDSSGKARLIDFGVSKRYDIEQQETSTTMLTLSKGFASIEQYDNEGTQSFSPCPDIYSLGATMYNLLTGKIPTESILRATRPLQNPSELNRNISPKTEAAIIKAMQIIPADRFQTVDEMMAALDFPAEEEIPANELQNTDGQEADGETTVIHPNEQSPLNEEDEDRTIINSEEIISQPSKKKRKGMLISVLIAIFASAGSVVAFLVLGNKTSTKPDVTELISPVEEEKDSIGIFQDTTVSEVKEASMLSEKDKKTEAAMARQPEKVTPVVVDEPRKQPDTKQVPAEGNKITIQPVQPTAEEIEAKYVALIASGKEKMGKADFTNAKKDFTKAKETKLTEEVVRLLISCDEKEAAKLLADRKAQYEMKKTFGNFTIVRKKSTMLYGAIDSDANERIPCKYRNVGIAENGRAFERKDGLFDIYNADGVLVNEGSTYY; encoded by the coding sequence ATGAATTTGCCAAACGGACATGTTCTTCAGAATGGAAAATATCGGATCACTCATGTAATCGGTCAGGGCGGCTTTGGTATAACATACAAAGGCGTCTGGTATACGGAGGTGAAGGGATCGTTAGGAACCGTACAGACAGAGGTGCCTATTTGCATAAAAGAATACTTCTTTAAAGACTATTGTTACAGGGAAGCAGAATCATTTGCTGTCAAGGTGCATTCCGAGACAGGAAGGGTTCTTTTCGATAAATTCAAAGAGAAACTTATCAAGGAAGCCAAAATTCTTTCTGAAGTTCACCATCCTCATATAGTGAATGTGCTGGAAGTTTTCGAAGAAAACGGCACGGCTTATATTGCCATGGAATATATTCCCGGTTGTTCACTCAAATATATGATGGACAGGGAAGGCATATTGCCGGAACCGAAAGTCCTCAGATATGTTCGCCAGATAGGAGAAGCACTCCAGTTTGTACATGAAAAGAACATTCTTCACTTGGATATCAAACCCAGCAATATCCTGATTGACTCGTCAGGGAAAGCACGTCTGATTGATTTCGGTGTGAGCAAGCGATATGACATCGAGCAACAGGAAACAAGTACGACCATGCTTACCTTATCAAAAGGATTTGCCTCGATCGAACAATACGATAACGAAGGAACACAAAGTTTTTCACCCTGTCCGGATATCTATTCGCTCGGTGCTACCATGTATAACCTTTTGACAGGGAAGATTCCGACCGAATCTATTTTGCGGGCAACACGTCCTTTGCAGAATCCGTCGGAACTGAACAGGAATATATCTCCTAAGACAGAAGCCGCTATAATCAAGGCAATGCAAATCATTCCGGCCGATCGTTTCCAAACGGTGGATGAAATGATGGCTGCATTAGATTTTCCTGCGGAAGAAGAAATACCTGCAAATGAGTTGCAAAATACAGACGGGCAGGAGGCGGATGGTGAGACAACGGTCATACATCCGAATGAGCAATCGCCTCTGAATGAGGAGGACGAAGATCGTACGATTATAAATAGCGAAGAAATTATTTCTCAGCCCTCTAAGAAAAAAAGAAAAGGGATGCTGATATCCGTGCTTATTGCTATATTTGCCAGTGCAGGATCTGTTGTCGCTTTTCTGGTGCTGGGGAACAAAACCTCTACGAAACCGGATGTAACGGAGTTGATTAGCCCGGTCGAAGAGGAAAAAGATTCAATAGGCATCTTTCAAGACACAACTGTTTCGGAGGTGAAAGAAGCATCTATGCTTAGCGAGAAGGATAAGAAAACAGAGGCAGCAATGGCCCGACAGCCGGAAAAGGTGACGCCCGTTGTTGTTGATGAACCCCGGAAGCAACCGGATACAAAGCAGGTTCCGGCTGAAGGAAATAAAATAACAATACAGCCAGTACAGCCTACTGCTGAAGAAATTGAGGCGAAATATGTCGCTTTAATAGCTTCTGGCAAGGAGAAGATGGGAAAAGCGGACTTTACGAACGCAAAGAAAGATTTCACGAAAGCGAAAGAAACCAAGTTGACGGAAGAGGTCGTACGTCTTTTGATTTCTTGTGATGAAAAGGAAGCAGCCAAACTTTTGGCCGACAGGAAAGCTCAATATGAGATGAAGAAAACTTTCGGGAACTTTACAATTGTACGAAAGAAATCGACCATGTTATATGGGGCGATCGATTCGGATGCGAACGAGCGTATACCATGTAAATATCGTAATGTCGGGATTGCCGAAAATGGCCGTGCTTTCGAACGTAAAGATGGTTTGTTCGATATCTATAATGCTGATGGCGTGTTGGTAAATGAAGGATCAACGTATTATTAA
- a CDS encoding FHA domain-containing protein has product MIIRIGKASDNDFVVNDPHVSRYHAKLIREEGGCWLLEDLGSTNGTFVNGAQIVKKHVTPSDTIKLGDNYVLNISEALKSNNDYSEEFAALKQVYDNYIQAKVKIQSSNQFKTRLFQSLPFALPGVVGVVIGFLGKGSPELFGLSLFITICAPTVGIYLGAKQSAKIPQLLQDLTNQFKIDYVCPKCGTFLGEIPWESLRNRKQCPMPSCKAKWVSE; this is encoded by the coding sequence ATGATCATCAGAATTGGAAAAGCTAGCGATAATGATTTTGTAGTAAACGACCCTCATGTAAGCCGGTATCATGCAAAGCTGATCCGTGAAGAGGGGGGATGTTGGCTACTTGAAGATTTGGGATCGACAAACGGAACATTTGTCAATGGTGCCCAGATCGTTAAGAAGCATGTTACTCCCAGCGATACGATCAAGCTGGGAGATAATTATGTGTTAAACATTTCCGAAGCCTTGAAGTCCAACAACGATTACAGCGAAGAGTTTGCTGCGCTGAAGCAAGTTTACGATAATTACATTCAAGCAAAGGTTAAGATACAATCTTCTAATCAATTTAAGACCAGATTATTCCAGTCTCTTCCATTTGCTCTTCCCGGTGTAGTGGGGGTTGTGATCGGTTTCCTAGGGAAAGGAAGTCCGGAACTGTTCGGATTGAGTCTGTTTATTACGATCTGTGCTCCGACCGTCGGTATCTACCTGGGTGCGAAACAGTCGGCCAAGATCCCACAGTTGCTGCAAGATCTGACCAATCAATTCAAAATCGATTATGTTTGCCCCAAATGCGGAACGTTTTTGGGTGAAATACCCTGGGAATCATTGCGCAATAGAAAACAATGCCCGATGCCTTCTTGTAAAGCTAAATGGGTGAGCGAATAA
- a CDS encoding acetate--CoA ligase family protein yields MINRELINPQSIVVVGGSNNVHKPGGRLVRNLLDGKYKGELYVVNAKEDDVQGLKSYHSVHDIPETELAIISIPGPACPEAVDVLAKQKNVKAFIVISAGFGEETHEGAILEEQMLKSINEAGASLIGPNCIGLMNMHYHGVFTQPIPEFHADGVDFISSSGGTALFIIESALTKGLRFSSVWSVGNSKQIGVEEVIEYMDRNFDPVLDSKIKMLYIEQIKNPDKLLYHASSLIRKGCHIAAIKAGSTDVGKRAASSHTGAIANSDSAVEALFRKAGIVRCFSREELTTVASIFTLKEVKGKNCAIITHAGGPAVMLADALEKGRLNVPKLDGPLAAELKSKLYPGAAVGNPIDIIGTGTPEHLATAIDFCENCFEDIDLMMVIFGSPGLVKLYDTYEVLHKKMEECKKPIFPVLPSIVTAGPEVKSFVKKGHVNFSDEVTLGTALSRVLNTPKPMSTDIQLYGVDVPEVRRIIDRLPGSGYLNPEEVRTLLKAAQIPLVEEFTSTDRDELVAFAKRVKFPVVAKVVGPIHKSDMGGVALNIRSEEHLIFEYERMMRLPDVTAVMVQPMLKGQELFLGAKYEDRFGHVVLCGLGGIFVEVLKDVSYGLSPLSYDETYSMIRSLRGYPIIKGTRGQRGVDEQQYADIIVRLSTLLRFASEIKEMDINPLVATERGLFAVDARIRIEK; encoded by the coding sequence ATGATTAACCGAGAATTAATTAATCCTCAGAGCATCGTAGTGGTGGGAGGATCCAATAATGTACATAAACCGGGTGGCCGTTTGGTTCGCAATCTACTAGACGGGAAGTATAAAGGCGAACTATATGTCGTAAATGCTAAAGAAGACGATGTGCAGGGCCTGAAATCCTATCATTCAGTGCATGATATCCCAGAGACGGAACTGGCAATCATTTCTATTCCCGGTCCGGCCTGTCCGGAAGCTGTGGATGTGCTTGCCAAACAGAAAAACGTAAAGGCGTTCATTGTCATTTCGGCTGGTTTCGGAGAGGAAACGCATGAAGGGGCGATTCTGGAAGAACAGATGCTGAAAAGTATTAACGAAGCCGGTGCTTCATTGATCGGTCCGAATTGCATCGGTCTGATGAATATGCATTATCATGGTGTTTTTACTCAGCCGATTCCCGAATTTCATGCAGACGGGGTCGATTTTATTTCCAGTTCTGGCGGTACGGCACTTTTCATTATTGAATCGGCTCTGACAAAAGGACTCCGTTTTTCTTCGGTTTGGTCTGTCGGTAACTCCAAGCAGATCGGAGTGGAAGAAGTGATCGAATATATGGATCGCAACTTTGACCCGGTCCTTGACTCCAAAATAAAGATGCTCTATATCGAGCAGATCAAAAATCCGGATAAGCTCTTGTATCATGCTTCTTCCCTGATTCGCAAGGGTTGTCATATCGCAGCTATAAAAGCGGGTAGTACGGATGTCGGTAAGCGTGCCGCATCTTCCCACACAGGAGCGATTGCCAACTCGGACTCGGCGGTGGAAGCCCTGTTTCGCAAAGCGGGTATTGTGCGTTGTTTCAGCCGTGAAGAATTAACAACCGTTGCCAGTATCTTTACCTTGAAAGAAGTGAAGGGTAAAAACTGTGCGATTATCACGCATGCCGGAGGTCCGGCAGTAATGTTGGCGGATGCACTGGAAAAGGGACGGCTGAACGTTCCTAAGCTGGACGGTCCGCTTGCCGCAGAATTGAAATCCAAACTATATCCGGGAGCTGCTGTCGGCAATCCGATAGATATTATCGGTACAGGTACTCCCGAACATTTGGCCACCGCTATCGATTTCTGTGAGAACTGTTTCGAAGATATTGACCTGATGATGGTTATCTTTGGCAGTCCGGGTTTGGTAAAATTATACGATACTTATGAAGTGCTTCATAAGAAAATGGAGGAGTGCAAGAAGCCGATTTTTCCGGTATTGCCATCCATCGTAACAGCGGGTCCGGAAGTGAAAAGTTTCGTGAAGAAAGGTCATGTGAACTTTTCGGATGAAGTGACGTTGGGTACAGCCCTCTCGCGTGTGCTCAACACGCCGAAGCCCATGAGTACGGATATACAGTTGTATGGTGTTGACGTGCCCGAAGTTCGCCGTATTATCGACCGGTTGCCGGGCAGCGGTTATTTGAATCCTGAAGAAGTCCGTACTTTGCTGAAAGCGGCCCAGATACCGTTGGTAGAAGAGTTCACGTCGACTGACCGCGACGAACTGGTCGCTTTCGCCAAGAGAGTTAAGTTCCCGGTTGTAGCCAAGGTAGTCGGTCCTATACATAAGAGCGATATGGGGGGCGTTGCCTTGAATATCCGAAGTGAGGAGCATCTGATATTCGAATATGAACGGATGATGCGTCTGCCTGATGTGACGGCCGTTATGGTACAACCGATGTTGAAAGGGCAGGAGTTGTTCTTAGGAGCTAAGTATGAAGACCGGTTCGGTCATGTCGTGCTTTGCGGTCTGGGAGGCATTTTTGTCGAAGTGCTGAAAGACGTCTCTTATGGTCTATCACCTCTGTCGTATGACGAAACTTATTCCATGATCCGTTCCCTGCGCGGTTATCCTATTATAAAGGGAACACGCGGCCAGCGGGGAGTGGATGAACAGCAGTATGCGGATATCATAGTCCGCCTGTCCACATTGCTCCGTTTTGCATCCGAAATCAAGGAAATGGACATCAATCCTCTTGTTGCGACTGAGCGGGGGTTGTTTGCCGTAGATGCACGTATACGAATTGAGAAGTGA
- the ppdK gene encoding pyruvate, phosphate dikinase translates to MERKRVYTFGNGKAEGKADMRNLLGGKGANLAEMNLIGVPVPPGFTITTEVCSEYYDLGKDKVVELLKSDVEKAIANIETLMNSKFGDVANPLLVSVRSGARASMPGMMDTILNLGLNDEVVEGLSRKTNNPRFAWDSYRRFVQMYGDVVLGMKPTNKEDIDPFEAIIEEVKEAKGVKLDNELDVEDLKALVAKFKMAVKAQTGKDFPTSAYEQLWGAICAVFDSWMNERAILYRKMEGIPAEWGTAVSVQAMVFGNMGDTSATGVCFSRDAGNGEDLFNGEYLINAQGEDVVAGIRTPQQITKIGSQRWAERAGISEEDRVAKYPSMEEAMPEIYRQLDELQTKLENHYHDMQDMEFTVQEGKLWFLQTRNGKRTGAAMVKIAIDLLHQGMIDEKTALKRIEPNKLDELLHPVFDKVAEKQAKVWVKGLPASPGAATGQIVFFADDAAKWHADGKKIVMVRIETSPEDLAGMAVAEGILTARGGMTSHAAVVARGMGKCCVSGAGALEIDYKNKTVEVDGIKLKEGDYISINGTTGTVYVGKVETKAAELSGDFAELMTLADKYTKLQVRTNADTPHDATIARNFGAVGIGLCRTEHMFFEGEKIKAMREMILAEDAEGRKNALAKILPYQKEDFKGIFKAMAGCPVTVRLLDPPLHEFVPHDLKGQEEMAEAMGVSVKEIQKRVESLCEHNPMLGHRGCRLGNTYPEITEMQTRAILGAALELKKEGIEAKPEIMVPLTGILYEFKEQEKVIRKAAAQLFEEMGDSIDFKVGTMIEIPRAALTADRIASSAEFFSFGTNDLTQMTFGYSRDDIASFLPVYLEKKILKVDPFQVLDQNGVGQLVRMATEKGRAIRPDLKCGICGEHGGEPSSVKFCHKVGLNYVSCSPFRVPIARIAAAQAAIED, encoded by the coding sequence ATGGAAAGAAAAAGAGTTTACACATTCGGAAATGGAAAAGCCGAAGGTAAAGCAGATATGAGAAATCTGCTGGGTGGTAAAGGTGCTAACCTTGCCGAAATGAATCTGATTGGTGTTCCGGTTCCTCCGGGTTTTACTATTACCACAGAAGTATGTTCCGAATATTATGATTTAGGAAAAGACAAAGTGGTTGAATTGTTGAAATCAGACGTTGAAAAGGCAATCGCCAATATTGAGACGTTGATGAATTCAAAGTTTGGAGATGTTGCCAATCCGTTGTTGGTATCCGTTCGTTCCGGTGCACGTGCATCTATGCCGGGTATGATGGACACAATCCTGAATTTAGGTTTGAACGATGAAGTGGTGGAAGGACTAAGCCGTAAGACGAACAATCCTCGGTTTGCATGGGATTCATATCGCCGTTTCGTACAAATGTACGGAGACGTCGTGTTGGGTATGAAACCGACCAACAAGGAAGATATCGATCCATTTGAAGCAATTATCGAAGAAGTCAAGGAAGCGAAAGGAGTGAAGCTTGACAATGAACTGGATGTGGAGGATCTGAAAGCACTGGTCGCTAAATTCAAAATGGCTGTCAAGGCTCAGACTGGTAAGGATTTCCCGACTTCCGCCTATGAACAACTTTGGGGCGCCATTTGTGCTGTGTTTGACAGCTGGATGAACGAACGCGCTATCCTCTATCGTAAGATGGAAGGGATTCCTGCCGAATGGGGCACGGCTGTCAGCGTACAGGCTATGGTGTTCGGCAATATGGGCGATACTTCCGCTACCGGTGTATGTTTCTCTCGTGATGCCGGTAACGGAGAAGACCTCTTCAATGGTGAATACTTGATCAACGCACAAGGCGAAGACGTGGTGGCTGGTATCCGTACACCGCAACAGATCACGAAGATTGGTTCGCAGCGTTGGGCGGAACGTGCTGGTATTTCAGAAGAAGACCGCGTCGCCAAATATCCTTCAATGGAAGAAGCCATGCCGGAAATCTATAGGCAACTGGACGAACTGCAAACAAAGCTGGAAAACCATTATCATGATATGCAGGATATGGAATTCACCGTGCAGGAAGGAAAACTGTGGTTCCTGCAAACCCGTAACGGAAAACGTACCGGTGCTGCAATGGTTAAAATCGCAATCGACTTGTTGCATCAAGGTATGATTGACGAGAAGACAGCATTGAAACGTATCGAACCGAATAAACTGGATGAACTGCTTCACCCGGTATTCGACAAGGTGGCCGAGAAACAGGCGAAAGTTTGGGTGAAAGGCTTGCCGGCATCTCCGGGAGCGGCAACAGGGCAGATCGTGTTCTTCGCCGATGATGCGGCAAAATGGCATGCTGACGGAAAGAAGATCGTAATGGTCCGTATCGAAACATCCCCTGAGGACCTGGCTGGTATGGCTGTTGCTGAAGGTATTCTGACTGCTCGTGGTGGTATGACTTCGCATGCTGCCGTTGTTGCACGCGGTATGGGTAAATGCTGCGTATCCGGTGCCGGAGCTTTGGAAATCGATTATAAGAATAAGACCGTAGAAGTCGATGGTATTAAGCTGAAAGAAGGCGACTATATTTCTATAAACGGTACGACCGGTACGGTTTATGTCGGAAAGGTAGAGACGAAGGCTGCCGAACTGTCCGGTGATTTTGCCGAATTGATGACTTTGGCAGATAAATATACGAAGTTACAGGTTCGCACGAATGCCGATACTCCGCACGATGCTACGATCGCACGCAATTTCGGTGCTGTAGGTATTGGTTTGTGCCGCACGGAACATATGTTCTTCGAAGGTGAAAAAATCAAAGCCATGCGTGAAATGATCCTGGCGGAAGATGCGGAAGGGCGTAAGAATGCACTGGCAAAGATCCTGCCTTACCAGAAGGAGGACTTCAAAGGTATTTTCAAGGCAATGGCAGGTTGTCCGGTAACCGTGCGTCTGCTCGATCCTCCTTTGCATGAATTCGTTCCTCATGATCTGAAAGGTCAGGAAGAAATGGCTGAAGCAATGGGCGTATCGGTAAAAGAGATCCAGAAACGAGTTGAATCATTATGTGAACATAACCCGATGTTAGGACATCGGGGTTGCCGTTTGGGTAATACATATCCCGAAATCACAGAAATGCAGACACGTGCCATTTTGGGAGCCGCTCTTGAACTGAAGAAGGAAGGTATTGAAGCTAAACCTGAAATCATGGTTCCGCTGACGGGTATCTTATACGAATTCAAGGAACAAGAAAAAGTGATCCGTAAAGCTGCCGCACAGTTGTTTGAAGAAATGGGAGACAGCATCGACTTCAAGGTCGGTACGATGATCGAAATTCCGCGTGCGGCATTGACTGCCGACCGTATTGCTTCTTCTGCCGAGTTCTTCTCGTTCGGTACAAACGACTTGACACAGATGACCTTCGGTTACTCTCGCGACGATATCGCTTCCTTCCTGCCTGTTTATTTGGAAAAGAAGATTCTGAAAGTCGATCCGTTCCAAGTTCTCGATCAGAATGGAGTGGGACAGTTGGTGCGTATGGCTACAGAAAAGGGACGTGCTATCCGCCCGGATCTGAAATGTGGTATCTGTGGCGAACATGGCGGTGAACCTTCTTCTGTGAAGTTCTGCCACAAAGTAGGACTGAACTATGTATCCTGTTCACCCTTCCGCGTTCCAATTGCACGTATCGCAGCGGCGCAGGCTGCTATAGAAGACTGA
- a CDS encoding FHA domain-containing protein, translated as MISVKCPHCHVGLKVDEGKIPLDITSFKCPKCRQPIPVSLLSMEKGSVASESETVLIQPFRMTTGHLSVIANADTPEQTFPLQEGVYIIGRKSKASTATIGIVTADKSMSREHIRIEVKKDAKGGYKHYLSDNNSKNHTLYNSNYLENGEIVVLNNNDEIIIGRTVLRFNE; from the coding sequence ATGATTTCCGTTAAATGTCCACATTGCCATGTTGGGTTAAAGGTAGACGAGGGGAAAATTCCCCTCGATATCACCTCTTTCAAATGCCCGAAGTGCAGACAACCGATTCCAGTCTCTTTGCTATCTATGGAGAAAGGAAGTGTCGCATCTGAATCGGAAACGGTTCTGATACAGCCTTTTCGTATGACGACCGGACATCTCTCTGTAATTGCAAATGCTGATACGCCGGAGCAAACTTTCCCTCTTCAGGAAGGTGTCTATATCATCGGACGAAAATCCAAGGCATCTACTGCTACGATCGGTATTGTGACGGCTGATAAATCAATGAGCCGAGAACATATCCGGATCGAGGTAAAAAAAGATGCCAAAGGAGGCTATAAACATTATCTTTCTGACAATAATAGTAAAAATCATACGTTATATAATAGCAATTACTTAGAGAATGGAGAGATTGTCGTACTCAATAATAATGATGAAATTATTATTGGTCGCACAGTTCTCCGATTTAATGAATAA
- a CDS encoding LytTR family DNA-binding domain-containing protein: MERYLIIKTRDELLRIKIGQILYFEADRNYTKLLLSNGIQFTFAINIGKIEEILEKQVAGCNTILMRVGKSHIINKNHILQINLPKQKLLLLTQDGKPRELVISKDPLKVLKDTLEKEMGKPEEPKVVTE; the protein is encoded by the coding sequence ATGGAGCGATATTTAATAATTAAGACGAGAGATGAATTATTGCGTATCAAAATAGGGCAGATCCTCTATTTTGAAGCAGATAGAAATTACACTAAACTACTTTTATCTAACGGAATTCAATTCACATTTGCAATCAACATAGGAAAAATTGAAGAAATATTGGAGAAACAAGTCGCAGGTTGTAACACAATCCTGATGCGTGTAGGTAAAAGCCATATCATTAATAAAAATCACATCTTGCAGATAAATTTACCCAAGCAGAAGCTATTATTGCTAACGCAGGATGGAAAACCGAGGGAGTTGGTGATATCCAAGGATCCCTTGAAGGTATTGAAAGATACGCTCGAAAAGGAAATGGGAAAACCTGAAGAACCAAAAGTTGTTACAGAATGA